The genome window CGGTGGCAGGTTTTTCAGCCATCTGACCGGGGGAAGCCGTCTGGCTTATGGCGTGCGCCGCGCCCGCGTCGAAGAAAAGGCAGGCCAGACCGGCCGCGGCAAGGAGAACGTAATGGAAAAGGGACATATTTCCCCCTCATGGTTGACGTTTGGGGCAGCCGAAGCGCATGAAATCCGTTTCCGGCAGGCCGGTAAGCCGTTCGTCGGGCACCAAGGCGTGCCCCTGCCGGTCCCGGATGGCGGCATTGAGCCGCTCCATATTGACATAGGAAAGCAGCGCGGGCCAGCGGTCCGCCATGGCCCGCAGCACCCGGGCGTAGGTCACTTCCCCGCCGTGGAAACCGTCGATGAATTCGCAGTCGCCGGAGGCGAAGGCGCGCGGGTCCGTCAGGTCCAGCACGTCGATGCCGCGCGCCAGCAGGGCTTCGCGCAGGGCGAAGAGGTGCGGGTAGCCCTCCTGATGTTCGCGCATGGCCGCCAGCACCCGCTCGGAAAGCGGCGCGATGAAGACGAAGGTCTGGATTCCGCGCGCCTTGAGCCGGCAGTAGATTTCGGCAAAGGCGTCCAGATGTTCCGGGCTGGGGGCTTCCTGGTCCGGTCTGGCCCGGTAAAAGGCCTTGATGCCGTGGCGGACCTGGCTGAGCGTGTCGCTGAACTGATAGTCGAAGGGGCGCTTTTGCCCGGTAACGTCGGCCGTGTAGTACCAGGAGCCGTCCGGACCGAAACCGTCGTCGGTCTGCTGGGCCATGATGCCGTAACGCCCGGCCCTGAACCCGTGCCCGAAAGCACCCAGCAGGGGGGCGGCCAGCTCTGTGAGGGAAATTTTGCCGTCCAGCAGCCAGCTCCAGGGTTTTTTGAGGCTCTCGAAACCGTAATTGTAGGAGCCCCTGGTGGGCGGCACGTCCTCAAAGGGGCGGGCCTCCCACTGGGGCATGAACCACCAGAAATCCAGGCCCAGAATCACGGCCTGGGGCTTGTGGATGCGCAGCATGGCGTCCAGGGTGGAGCGCAGCACCGCCAGATTGCCCGCCACGCCGCCCATGTTCAGAAAGGGCTTGCGGAAATAGGCCGCGCGGAACTGCATGACCCGCGAGGATCCCACGGCCGTGATGTCCGGTTTGACGGCCGCGTAGAGCCGTAATTTGTAATCCACGAAATCCTGGGACACTCCGGAGCCGAACAGGGCGAACCCGTCCTGGGCCTGTTCCGCCACGGCGCGCTCCACGGCCACGTCGCCGCTTTCATACAGCCACCACCACGTATAGGGCACAATCAGAACGACGCCCAGCAGGGCCAGGATCAGCAGGGTTTTGAAATACCGGCGCAGATAGGCCGCATCGCTCAGGACGCGGGAGGGGGCGGGCGTCCGGGGCTCGTGCCGGGGCGTGCCGGCCTCCGGCTTGGCTCTGAATATTCGGAAAAGTCGCATGTGTGGCTCCGGCGCTAAAACTGGAAATATAGAAAAGTGGACTGGCGCGAAACCAGAATCAGCGCGGCGAAGGCCAGCAGGGCCAGGCCCGAGGCCCAGAGCCCGGATGGCCGCCAGGACAGCCGGGGCCGGGAGCCGTCGCGGCGGCCCTGAAGGATTTCGCGGCTGTTGGGAAAGGCCCAGACCAGCACGGCGCAGAGCGTCAGCAGAGCGAAGGGCTGCCAGCCCTGGAAATAGTGGTTGGGCAGCCACCCGGCCAGCAGGGCGGATGCGCCGCTCAGACCCTGTGCCGTCGCGCCGTCAGGCGCGTTGAACGGGCCCGTGAACATGGCCGTGTAGACACGCAGCGCGCCGTCCAGGCTCAGGGCCCGGAAGACCACCCAGCAGGCATTGATGCACAGAAAGGTAAAGGCGATGGAGAGCAGCCGCAGCGGCGCGGCGGCCAGGACGGCTTCCAGGCGCGAACCCTTGATCCGGGCGCGGAAAAAGTGATTCACGCTGAGCATCAGGCCGTGCAGAGCCCCCCAGAGCATGAAGGTCCAGCCCGCGCCGTGCCAGGCCCCGCCGATGAGCATGGTCAGAAAGAGATTGCGGTACTGTTTGAGCCTCCCGGCCCGGTTGCCGCCCAGGGGAATGTACAGAAAGTCGCGCAGCCAGGCGCTGAGCGTGATGTGCCAGCGCCGCCAGAAATCCACAATGCCCGTGGATTTGTAAGGCGAATTGAAATTTTCCGGCAGGCGCAGGCCCAGCATCAGGCCCAGACCCAGCGCCATGTCCGTATAACCGGAAAAATCGAAATAGAGCTGGAAGGTATAGCAGAACGAACCCAGCCAGGCTTCGGCCCCGCTGAGGGGGAAGGCCTTTTCCGCCGCGTTGAACACGGCGTCGGCATACAGGGCGATGCTGTCGGCCAGCAGCACTTTTTTGGCCAGGCCGATGCTGAACAGGCTGAAGCCGCGTGCCAGCCCTTCGGCGTCGGGCCCGGCCAGGGCGTCAAACTGCGGGCCCATTTGTTCATAGCGCACGATGGGGCCGGAAATGACATAGGGAAAACAGGAGGAGAAGAGCGCGTGGCGGACCAGACCCTGCGGCGCGATCTGGCGGCGGTATATGCTGACCAGCCAGGCGATCTGGATGAAGGTGTAGAAGGAAATGCCCAGAGGCAGGCCCGGAGGCTGGAAATCCCATTGGGTCTGGAAGAGCAGGGCCAGATTTTGGGCCAGGAACCAGGAATATTTGAACCAGAGCAGCGGCAGCAGATTGAGGGCCAAGGCCAGAGCCAGCAGGCCTTTGCGGGACAGCCCCAGCGGCGGACCGCCCTTTTTGAGGCCTTCCGGCGCGGCCAGGGCCAGGCCGAAGGCGTAGTTCATGCCCACCATGACGGCCAGCAGCAGAAGAAATCCCGCGCCCCACAGACCGTAGAAGACGGCCGAAAAGAACAGCAGCGCCAGGGCCAGCCGCGAGGAACCGAAGCCGCCGGTCAAATGCCAGACCAGCAGCAGGAGGGGCAGAAAACAGAACAGAAACGGATAGGAATTAAACAGCATAGGCAACTCCCGGCGCGGGATCCCCGCACGGCGCGTTGCGACGACGCAACGATGCTTCGGTCCCGCCGCCGGTCCGGGGCCGTAACAGCCGCCGTGAACCACATGCCCGCGCGAACCTTTGCGGGGTGGGCCCTTGCTCGTGGCCCTCAAAGAGGGTCGCCCCCGGCGTGTTCTGAAGCGGCCTTTTGTCTTCCAGCTTCACCACCGCGGACTTTTTACTTCAGTCGGACACTGTTGAGAGTACACTCCTTTCGTGCAAAGCCTGTCTTTCTCACTAAGGATAAATCGTTTTGATTTAGTAAAAATTTGCTTTATTTAGCATTTATGGTATTTATTTACGGCGGATAAAATCGGACTGTTTGTATTTCGTGGGGGTAATGTTCAAATTAACCGTTGCAGAACAGTTCACGCCTGAAAGGCGGCAAGCGCCCTAGGGGTTGAGTTCCGAGCGGAATTTGCGGGACAGACGAAAGACCATCACTTTGCGCGGCGGCAGGGTGATGGTCTCATCCGTCTGCGGATTGCGCCCCTTGCGGGACGCCTTGTCATAACACTCAAATTTGCCGAAGCCGCTGATCAGCAGGGCGCGATCTTTCTTGATGGCGGTCTTCATAATATCCAGGAGCTTCTCCACCACGTTTTTCACGTCCACGCGGTTTTTGTCGGTCTCTTCGTAGATGGCCTCCACAATATCCGCTTTGGTCAGTGTTTTTTTCATCGTGAGTTTCTCCGGCCGTTCATGCTGCGTTTATACGGCTGGCGGCACCCGCCGCCGCGCAGACGATCCCCCGCGCCATGGAGTATGGCGCGCATCCGCTTCACACAGGTGACACTTTCTTTTATAAATACACGCAAGTCCCGGCCTGAGCAAGATTTTTCTTTTTTGCCCGGCCGCTTGCGCAGTTATTCGCCATTGATTCCGCAGTCAGCGAGGCCCCATGCCGTCCGTTTCTCCGCTTCCATCCCTTGCGCCTCTGGCTCTGCCCTGGCCGCCGCCCGCGCGTTCGCGGCCCATTGTACCGGTTTTTCTGCCTTTCCGGGGCTGCGCGACGCGTTGCATTTTCTGCGCGCAGGACATTCAGACCGGCCGGAGCCCACAGGAGGCCGGTCCGGACGGGATTCTGGACAAGGCCGGCGCGGCACTGGAGCTGCGCGCCGCGCACGGCCTGCCGCCGGCGGAACTGGCCTTTTACGGCGGCACGTTCACCGCTCTGCCCGCTGCGGAGCGGGAAGCCTGTCTGGAATTCGTCGCGACCGCGCTGGCGCGGGGGCGCATTGCCGGTTTCCGCTGCTCCACCCGGCCTGACTGTCTGGACGAGAGTATATTGTCCCGTCTGCGGCAGGCAGGCTGCACGGTTGTGGAACTGGGCGTGCAAAGTTTCGCGGACACGGCCCTGCGGGCCGCCCGGCGCGGTTATGACGGCGCCACGGCCCTGCGGGCCTGCGCCCTGGTCCGGGCGTCGGGCCTGCGGTTGGGCGTGCAATTGCTGCCGGGCATGCCCGGCGTGAGCCCGGAGGTTTTTCTCGCGGATGTGGCCCGGGCTCTGGACGCGGGCGCGGACATGTTGCGTTTCTACCCCTGTCTGGTGCTGGCGGGCACCGGTCTGGCCCGGCTCTGGCGCGCCGGGGACTATGCGCCCTGGGACATGGAAAGCACGCTGGACAGCTTGGCCCAAGGCTGGCTGCTGGCGCGGGCCGCCCATAGGCCGGTCATCCGGATGGGCCTTGCGCCGGAGGCCTCTCTGGCCGGAGCGATTCTGGCCGGTCCCGCCCATCCGGCGCTGGGCGCGCGGGTCATGGGCCGGGCTCTGCTGACGGCCGTGCGGAGCCTGGCCGCCCGCGAAGCGGGAGGGCGGCTGGCGGAGCGTCTGGAAGCGCCGCGCGCCTGCCAGGGCTATTTCTGGGGCCATGCCAAGGAATTGCGTCCGGCCTGGGCGGAGTTGGGACTCGGCCCAGGCAACGTGCGCTACGCCGAAGACGACGCGCTGCGCCTCTGGCTCCGCCCGTAGCCCCGTTTGTTTCCGCGTGTCTTTTCCCGGCGGCCTTTCCAGCGGAAAAACGCGAAAACGGCGGCCACAAGCGCCTTCTCTGTCATCTCCATGTCAACTATTGCCTTTTATTCCAGCCGGAAGTCGGAAATATCTTCTCCACAGCGGCTTTGTTTTCCTTGATATAACAGGGAAATACATCCTGTAACCGCGTGTTTCTACAGAAAACGAATAACGGGGGCTGGAAGAACATTCGCTATTGCTATAATCTTTTTCAAAGATATGGCGAAAAGCACAGAGAAACAGTTCGCCAATTTCACAACGATGGCCGTATGTCCTCATGCAGATGCCGCTTTGCGGCGTAACAGGCCGTTTTTACTGACGGGCGCATCCGGTCGGATTTTCGCGCGCGGCGAAAATCCGGCATAGGCTTCATTTCGCCCGGATCTGCACCGGCCTTCGTTGTGTTCAGGCGGTCTTGCCGAATGCCGCTTGGTCAAGGTTGCGTCATGCGCTGTGACGCCTTTTTCACGCCGCTGTCCGCGTCGTCGGATCGAAGAAGGGAGAGATGGCATGAAATTGCGATTGTTGCCCAAGTTGTTGCTGTTTATTTTGCTGCCCGCGCTCCTGGGCTTGTGCGCGGTGAGCTGGTTCAGCTACAAAAGCGCGGAAAACGCCCTGGACGCCCAGATCTCTGAAGATCTGAATCTGTTGGTCGCCAGTGAGACCAGCCAGTTGGACAGCATGACCGGCCTGTTGCGGGATGTGCTGAAGAATGCCGCGACCATCGCCCGCATCCGTAATTTTCTCAAAGCCGGATCCGACGAGGAAAAGGCCTCTTTGCGGGCCGGCATGCAGCAGGCTCTCAAAAGCGCTTCCACAGACTTCCCTCTGCTCACGGACGTGGCCCTGATCGCTCCTGACGGGGTGGTGGTCGGGCATACCTCCGCCAAGGGCATCGGTATGAATCTGGCGGAACGCTTCTATTTCAAGCAGTCCATGCAGGGCAAAAGCGCCGTGCAGAACACGAAAAGCAAGACCACGGGACAGATCACCTCCATCATTTCGGCGCCGGTCATGGACGGCAATACGGTGTTGGGCGTGCTCTACGCCACTGTGGACCTCAAGACCCTGGCCGAAGAAACCACGGACAGCGTCAAGATCGGCCGGACCGGCTCCTGTTTCGTCTATGACCGCACGGGTCTGCTGCTGATGCACCCCAACAAGAAATACATCGGCGACGAGGACGGCAAGCTGGACTGGGTCAGACAGGTTCTGGAACAGCGCGACGGCCATCTGCGCTATATTTGGGACGGCAAGGAAAAAGTGGCCTATTTCCGCACCATTCCCGGTATGGACTGGTCCGTGCT of Desulfovibrio porci contains these proteins:
- a CDS encoding MBOAT family O-acyltransferase, producing the protein MLFNSYPFLFCFLPLLLLVWHLTGGFGSSRLALALLFFSAVFYGLWGAGFLLLLAVMVGMNYAFGLALAAPEGLKKGGPPLGLSRKGLLALALALNLLPLLWFKYSWFLAQNLALLFQTQWDFQPPGLPLGISFYTFIQIAWLVSIYRRQIAPQGLVRHALFSSCFPYVISGPIVRYEQMGPQFDALAGPDAEGLARGFSLFSIGLAKKVLLADSIALYADAVFNAAEKAFPLSGAEAWLGSFCYTFQLYFDFSGYTDMALGLGLMLGLRLPENFNSPYKSTGIVDFWRRWHITLSAWLRDFLYIPLGGNRAGRLKQYRNLFLTMLIGGAWHGAGWTFMLWGALHGLMLSVNHFFRARIKGSRLEAVLAAAPLRLLSIAFTFLCINACWVVFRALSLDGALRVYTAMFTGPFNAPDGATAQGLSGASALLAGWLPNHYFQGWQPFALLTLCAVLVWAFPNSREILQGRRDGSRPRLSWRPSGLWASGLALLAFAALILVSRQSTFLYFQF
- a CDS encoding elongator complex protein 3 is translated as MPSVSPLPSLAPLALPWPPPARSRPIVPVFLPFRGCATRCIFCAQDIQTGRSPQEAGPDGILDKAGAALELRAAHGLPPAELAFYGGTFTALPAAEREACLEFVATALARGRIAGFRCSTRPDCLDESILSRLRQAGCTVVELGVQSFADTALRAARRGYDGATALRACALVRASGLRLGVQLLPGMPGVSPEVFLADVARALDAGADMLRFYPCLVLAGTGLARLWRAGDYAPWDMESTLDSLAQGWLLARAAHRPVIRMGLAPEASLAGAILAGPAHPALGARVMGRALLTAVRSLAAREAGGRLAERLEAPRACQGYFWGHAKELRPAWAELGLGPGNVRYAEDDALRLWLRP
- a CDS encoding integration host factor subunit alpha; translation: MKKTLTKADIVEAIYEETDKNRVDVKNVVEKLLDIMKTAIKKDRALLISGFGKFECYDKASRKGRNPQTDETITLPPRKVMVFRLSRKFRSELNP
- a CDS encoding cache domain-containing protein, yielding MKLRLLPKLLLFILLPALLGLCAVSWFSYKSAENALDAQISEDLNLLVASETSQLDSMTGLLRDVLKNAATIARIRNFLKAGSDEEKASLRAGMQQALKSASTDFPLLTDVALIAPDGVVVGHTSAKGIGMNLAERFYFKQSMQGKSAVQNTKSKTTGQITSIISAPVMDGNTVLGVLYATVDLKTLAEETTDSVKIGRTGSCFVYDRTGLLLMHPNKKYIGDEDGKLDWVRQVLEQRDGHLRYIWDGKEKVAYFRTIPGMDWSVLVGVERAEILAPAAALLRGNLVLMLGIGLVVGLIIFFVARNIAGALDEGSRFVARVAEGHFEIDETQRRSLEKSAARSDEIGGLARGVGGMVENLKRLFAESEQKTREAHGGHERGPPGHAGGRGSPQGRRGRAPRGHAGRRRAVGGSGRRAFFRLHPTGGPDRAVRPGRGGIRPAPVRSGHGHERNERHRAGSGQKRRCGLLRLGGNQGKGPGRFRSCGALPAAHSDRA